TCCTGCTTCCCACGGTCAGTTTGGCGAAGTAGATACCGGCTGCCAGCTCGCCACCACCCTGGCCCTGAAGATCCCATGGATACGCATACACCCCGGTTTCGAACCTGCCCTGCGCGAGAATCCGGACTCGGCGCCCTGCGACATCGTAGATTATCAGCGAGACCTGTGCCGGCCGGTCGACGCCGAATTCGAGACTGCACGAGGAGTGAACCGGGTTCGTGGGGCGAAGGAAGACTTCGACCGGCGCCGACGTGATCATCGTCGGGGCCGTACTCCCACCGTCGTTGGGGTCGTTTTCGGGGCAGTGACGGCACGACGAGATGGTGAAGTGACGACAATCCGAGACCGTCTCACCGGTGGCCTTCTTGCTCTTCAGCCGGTATTTGAACACGCCCCTTTGACAGACACCTTGCCACACGAGTCGGTGGTTCGTCCCGCCAGAGCCGCCGGACTTCGTGCTGGAGGGCGTTCCGGCGCATGGTGCCGAGTGCGTGGGGAAGAACACGTCGAGCTTGTCGGAGCCGCGGTCGGTCGGCACGCTCGTCTGCCAGGAGACGTCGAGCTTCACCAAGTGATTGCCGTTGCGGCAGAACTTTGACACGCTGGGCAGCACGCTCGATTCCAAAATGTCCCAAACGGCGAAGGTCGTATCGGAAACGTCGCTCGCGACCGCCAGCGAATCATGACTGGTTACACGAAACCTCATCCGGTCACTGGTTCCCCCCAGGCCACCGAAGTCGTGCGAGCCGGTGTTGGGCAGGGCGGAATGCACGAGCGGATAGCTCAGGCCGCCATCGAAGGAGAGCGCGACGTCGACGGAGGTGATCTTCGCCACATCGCGACGGAGCCAGGTGACGATGACGTTCTGACCGCTCGCGATGAACTCTCCCCCATTCGGAGTGACGACGTACTGCTTCGGACTGAGGTAGATATCAGCCAACATGTCGGTTGAGAACGGATCCCTCCTGATGTTCTCGATGGCTACACTGGTCCGTACGGACTGGGCTGAGGTGTAGAGATCCTCGGAGTAGAGGTTGGTGTTCGGGTTGGTCCCGGGGCCGAAGTCCACGTGCATGGGGAGCCCTGGAGGCGGCGAGTCGGTGAAGAAGTCGCCGGCGAATCCCTCGTAGCACCAATCCGATTCCAAAGTGTCCCTTCCGGCCACGCCGAGACCAGGACGTTTTCCCCAGGCACTCTCCAGATCCCAAGCCCGATCGGGGAGGACATGCCAGACCAAGAGCCCGGTGCCGAGGAGTTTGGCGTCGTAGATCGAGCTCGCCGCGCCCTGGTAGTTGGCGACGATGAAGTACTGGTCCAGATGCTGCGGTGAGTTCGCCGGCACGATCTTGAAGATCGTCCCCTGCGGTCCGCGAATCTCCGGGATCCGGAGGCCTCGCGTGTCGCTGGTGATCTCTCGTACGGGAACCCAAGCGAACCCCGCCTGGACGGGCTCCGGTTGCATCAACCAGACCGGGTGGAAAGGTACCAAGCCTTCGTTCGGCCGTGAATCGGCCGGCTGCAACGCCTTCAGCAAATCGTATCGACCCATGTTCACATACTCTGTGACGGGAGGTAGGTGGCACTGACCAGGTGGCGTCCCGGGGCCTTCCACAGGCAGCGGCCAGCCGGTGTAAGGTGAGTGACTGTTTGCGAAGAGAATGTGCCCGTATTCGTGCGCAGCCCCTTGAGCGACACGATCATTCGTTGGGCTCGTCATCGAATCGAACGTGAACAAGCGCTGCGTTTCTCCCCGCTTCACGCATCCAATCCCCCCGCACTCGAGGAAGCCCGGCACGTCGACCCAACCCAGACGGTCGAATCCACCCCCTCTGCCTCCGAAGAACGGGCTCTCGTAAGTGATCACGAAGACCATGTTCACCGGATCCCAGTAGTTCACACCGGCAACAGGCGGATAGGTGTCGTGGACTATTTGCATGATCTGGTTGTTGAGAAGACCGTAATCGTCGTTTGCCTGATACGTCACCGCCGGATTCGGCGCCCGCCATGCTTTGGTCGAATCAGCGCCAGGCCGCTTCGTGATCTCGAGACTGAGGACTTGCTGACCGCGAGACATGACCCGAACGAAAGCCGTCAGCTCCTCGACGAGCCAGGTGCTCCATGCCGGCAGGAGGCTGTCTCGACCCGCGGGGGCTTGCGGGAAATAGACGAAAAGGAGCCTGGCCTCGACATGCGGGAGCGGCGCGAAACCACGGTGCGGGGGAATGGGCTTTGGATCCTGGCCGGTTGCGAAACCTGTGGCCGGGCCAGGAGCGGGAGAGCCAAGGGTCAGGGCAACGAAGGGTAGGAACCCCCGGAGCGCCCGGACGCGGTGGCCGGCTTGCATCGCCGATCCAGTCGATGAGTGGCAGCACGAGCGTCTCGCGTCGAGAACGGCGAAAGCCAGCTCGTGAGTGCGGCTCAGAGAGAATCAACCGGTTCAGCAGTCGAAGTCAAGACGACCGAGCTCAACGGGGCAGTCGATGCTTGGCCACCATTCACAGGACCTGCTGAGTACGATTGCTCCTGTCGTCGACGGAGGCAGTCCGAGGGAACCTATCCGGGTT
The sequence above is drawn from the Candidatus Krumholzibacteriia bacterium genome and encodes:
- a CDS encoding T9SS type A sorting domain-containing protein, with amino-acid sequence MQAGHRVRALRGFLPFVALTLGSPAPGPATGFATGQDPKPIPPHRGFAPLPHVEARLLFVYFPQAPAGRDSLLPAWSTWLVEELTAFVRVMSRGQQVLSLEITKRPGADSTKAWRAPNPAVTYQANDDYGLLNNQIMQIVHDTYPPVAGVNYWDPVNMVFVITYESPFFGGRGGGFDRLGWVDVPGFLECGGIGCVKRGETQRLFTFDSMTSPTNDRVAQGAAHEYGHILFANSHSPYTGWPLPVEGPGTPPGQCHLPPVTEYVNMGRYDLLKALQPADSRPNEGLVPFHPVWLMQPEPVQAGFAWVPVREITSDTRGLRIPEIRGPQGTIFKIVPANSPQHLDQYFIVANYQGAASSIYDAKLLGTGLLVWHVLPDRAWDLESAWGKRPGLGVAGRDTLESDWCYEGFAGDFFTDSPPPGLPMHVDFGPGTNPNTNLYSEDLYTSAQSVRTSVAIENIRRDPFSTDMLADIYLSPKQYVVTPNGGEFIASGQNVIVTWLRRDVAKITSVDVALSFDGGLSYPLVHSALPNTGSHDFGGLGGTSDRMRFRVTSHDSLAVASDVSDTTFAVWDILESSVLPSVSKFCRNGNHLVKLDVSWQTSVPTDRGSDKLDVFFPTHSAPCAGTPSSTKSGGSGGTNHRLVWQGVCQRGVFKYRLKSKKATGETVSDCRHFTISSCRHCPENDPNDGGSTAPTMITSAPVEVFLRPTNPVHSSCSLEFGVDRPAQVSLIIYDVAGRRVRILAQGRFETGVYAYPWDLQGQGGGELAAGIYFAKLTVGSRIVTKKVLVAK